The following proteins are encoded in a genomic region of Ananas comosus cultivar F153 linkage group 25, ASM154086v1, whole genome shotgun sequence:
- the LOC109703643 gene encoding uncharacterized protein LOC109703643: protein MEEESPRGGGGGAPRSGAEGLGGGDPQDPEASAAAAEGRKGKSCKGCLYYSSLRKSQSRNPMCFGISRTLPQVPSYIVGESEIEAMKDGRNLSDFKYACVGYSVFLDKKGNPSDNQENQAELPFCVGIELLVDRRASTSAHAPAHVHKEDAAAHSQPRGYKPSHSSGEEFLNRFSRNAGLVASGVARNLNKVGNYIKENIDDILYPYRRRPK, encoded by the exons ATGGAGGAGGAATCgccgcgcggcggcggcggcggagctccGAGATCGGGGGCGGAGggcctcggcggcggcgacccCCAGGACCCggaggcgtcggcggcggcggcggaggggaggaAGGGGAAATCATGCAAGGGGTGCCTCTACTACTCCTCGCTCCGCAAATCCCAATCCCGGAACCCTATGTGCTTCGGCATCTCCAGGACCCTTCCACAAG TGCCAAGCTACATAGTGGGAGAGTCTGAAATAGAGGCAATGAAAGATGGACGTAACCTGTCGGACTTCAAGTATGCATGTGTTGGTTATTCAGTGTTTCTGGATAAGAAAGGAAATCCGAGTGACAACCAAGAGAACCAAGCAGAGCTGCCATTCTGTGTTGGAATTGAG CTGTTGGTTGACAGAAGAGCCTCCACTTCTGCTCACGCTCCTGCTCACGTTCACAAGGAAG ATGCTGCTGCACATTCTCAACCGCGAGGATATAAACCTTCACACTCTTCAGGAGAGGAGTTCTTAAACAG GTTTTCAAGGAATGCTGGACTCGTGGCTTCGGGCGTGGCCAGGAACCTAAACAAAGTCGGCAACTACATCAAAGAAAACATAGATGATATACTGTATCCTTACCGCCGACGACCCAAGTAG
- the LOC109703509 gene encoding protein FMP32, mitochondrial-like — translation MAAPRILYRRGGGAALGLCSRSPPPLGAAPDSARCVSQLVQSNGKRAFLVDTLALVRRLEAQGLPSKQAEVITSVITEVLNDSLENVAQSFVSKGDMQKREVMQDSNLSKFKSEVQSSQEQHFALLQRETEKLRGDIEKMRSELRYEIDKVTAGQRLDLNLERGRIRDELAKQGAETTELTTKLDREIHALRAQLEAAKLDVIKYCVGTLVSVAAVGIAVLRNWM, via the exons ATGGCGGCGCCCCGCATCCTCTACCGCCGAGGCGGTGGCGCGGCGTTGGGCCTCTGTTctcggtcgccgccgccgctcggcgCCGCCCCTGATTCGGCTCGCTGCGTCTCGCAGCTCGTGCAGAGCAACGGGAAGAGGGCGTTCCTGGTCGACACATTGGCGTTG GTGAGGAGATTGGAGGCGCAGGGGCTGCCGTCGAAGCAGGCAGAAGTCATCACGTCGGTGATTACGGAGGTCCTCAATGACAGCCTAGAGAACGTCGCACAATCATTCGTGTCGAAGGGGGATATGCAAAAG AGGGAAGTGATGCAAGATTCTAATCTCTCTAAGTTCAAATCTGAAGTACAAAGCTCGCAG GAACAACATTTTGCTTTGTTGCAGCGGGAGACAGAGAAACTTCGGGGTGATATAGAGAAAATGCGAAGTGAACTCAG ATACGAAATTGACAAGGTCACTGCTGGGCAACGGCTGGATTTAAACCTTGAAAGAGG GCGCATACGTGATGAACTAGCCAAGCAAGGTGCTGAAACTACAGAGCTCACTACGAAGCTTGACCGG GAAATCCATGCTTTGAGGGCTCAGCTCGAGGCAGCGAAACTTGATGTCATAAAGTATTGCGTAGGGACCCTTGTTTCAGTAGCAGCGGTTGGCATTGCTGTTCTCCGCAATTGGATGTAA